The following are from one region of the Phyllostomus discolor isolate MPI-MPIP mPhyDis1 chromosome 9, mPhyDis1.pri.v3, whole genome shotgun sequence genome:
- the C9H18orf21 gene encoding UPF0711 protein C18orf21 homolog: MRQKHYLEAAARKLQDCCPGQARYLLWAYSSSHDAKGTFEGTCPYCFQLLVLDNSRVRLKPKSKLTPRIQKLLNREARNYTLSFKEARILDKYKNSKSILLVTCKTCNKTVKHHGKSRSFLSTLKSNPATPVSKPNLKTPEGKNLSSANLNHRLSGSRGKSPVLIFRTPTSGQSTPSCSSKNVTKTKKHFSQLKMLLSQSESKKNSKVDFRNFLSSL; this comes from the exons ATGAGGCAGAAGCACTACCTTGAGGCCGCGGCGCGGAAACTGCAAGACTGCTGCCCGGGCCAAGCCCGCTATCTCCT CTGGGCCTACAGCTCGTCGCACG atGCTAAAGGCACTTTCGAAGGAACATGTCCATACTGTTTCCAGTTGCTGGTTCTGGATAATTCTCGGGTGCGTCTCAAACCCAAGTCCAAACTGACACCCAGAATACAGAAACTTCTTAATCGAGAAGCAAGAAATTATACACTCAGTTTTAAAGAAGCCAGAATTTTGGACAAGTACAAAAACTCCAAAAGTATATTG TTGGTTACTTGTAAAACATGCAACAAAACAGTTAAACATCATGGTAAAAGTAGAAGCTTTCTGTCCACGTTGAAGAGCAATCCTGCCACTCCTGTGAGTAAACCCAACCTGAAGACACCAGAAGGAAAGAATCTCAGTTCTGCAAACTTAAATCATAGACTGTCTGGTTCCAGAGGCAAGAGCCCAGTGTTGATTTTCAG aACACCTACATCTGGACAATCAACACCCAGTTGCTCCTCAAAAAATGtgaccaaaacaaagaaacacttcTCTCAACTAAAAATGTTGCTTAGTCAGAGTGAATCCAAAAAGAATTCAAAGGTGGACTTTAGAAATTTCTTATCTTCTTTGTAA